Genomic DNA from Telopea speciosissima isolate NSW1024214 ecotype Mountain lineage chromosome 2, Tspe_v1, whole genome shotgun sequence:
gAAGAAGTCGAAGAAGCagaggagggagaaggggaATTTGAGGGGAGTGCTGATGTCGATGCAGGTGATTTCGAGGTTCAGGTCGCAGCGCCGGGTTCTGGTGGAGACCGGGTAATATCAAGCGGTGAACCAAGCGAATTTGACAATAACAATCAGAATCAGGTGGAAGACGAGAAGAAGGAGAACGAGCCATTCGCTGTGCCGACTGCTGGTGCTTTTTACATGCATGATGACCGGTTCAGAGACAATGGTGGTGGTCGACACAGGTACTGATTTTATGCTTTGATACTTCTGGTTGTTTACCAAAATTAAGGCTTTATTTGTTTTGAGGGATACGTGTCAAAACTACAAGGCAAACACTACACTTTGGCACTCATTATCGGCAACATTATTTGTTTGGAAGAGTAGAGCATGAATATTACCTATAAACAGTTCAGTGGTGTCCCAGAAGTGATTTGGCAGTTAATGCATTTGAGATGGAGGAATAGAGAGCATTTAAAGCATTTGAAGGGGAGAGTAAAAGGGAGATCTGGTAGTTTCTGTAAAACTAAACCCCACATTGGTAAACATAGAAACTCCAACTAACAAAACACTCTTTGTTGACTTTTTTTGGACTATTTTTATAATATTATGCTATAAAAGAATAGTGTTCCCTGAAATTTAGGAGTGTGATTGATGCAAATTAAATCAATGGATCTGCTGTGGTTGGTTTTCTTTTAAGATAGAATGAAAGGGATCTAGCAATGGAGCCACAACGATAGGGAAGAAAGGGAATTGCAAGGATGAGGGGAAGAGATAGTGGAGAGAGAAGGGATAGAGAGAAACATGGGGAAGAGAGGGAGATCTcaatcccaattcccaaaaaaaaaaacccccaatcTATCCATCAAATCATGGGGGCTGATAAGctttacatgtatttataagAATTAAACTAACCTtatctaaaaagaaaataaatagaagaaaaaaataaagtaggAGTTATTGATAGGGAAGAAAGGGAATTGCAAGGATGAGgttgattttcttttaagatAGAATAAAAGGGAGCTAGCAATGGAGCTGCAATGATAGGGAAGAAAGGGAATTGCAAGTGGAGAGAGAAGGGATGGAGAGAAACATGGGGAAGAGAGGTAGATCTCAATTCCACTTCCAGGAAAAAAAACCTCAATCTATCCATCAAATCGTGGGGGCTGTTAGGtcttacatgtatttataagAATAAGAATTAAACTAACTTtatctaaaaagaaaataaatagaagaagaaaaaataaactaGGAGTTATTGACTTAAACATCCTAAAAACAAGGATGACTAATACACATCTATGTGGAGTATCTCAGATAGACCATAAAAGTATAAaactaaacaaaataaaagaaaactacttaAATCATGGCTGGACTGATAGAGTTCCTAATCCTGCCAATTACCATCACTTTAATGACAAAATAAAGATAAGACTCCAACTAAGCCCCACGGTTTGGGGAAGATGTGGTTTCAGGAAATCTGGAATCCTTGGAACCGCAGGCTATGTAGAAACTTCTAACTGGGCCCCAAGTATTGGATAAACCTTATCTTGTTAATAAAACCTCATCTAAATTATCTGTTGGACCAAGGCTATGGTTTGAACCAGAATTTATACCAAACCGAACCAATCCAATCCGGTTCTCCATTAGTGATTCTTGAAATTTGAATATATGTCCTACGTGAGTGATTTTGTAACTATTTGTATGACGGATTCCTCATTTGTTTTGATTACTGAGTTTTTGAGCAAcaatatttcagtttttttttaaaaaaaaatatattttaaaaggGCATAcacagtgcacaaggctcctgccactgcggggtctgggaagggtcataatgtacacagccttactgTTTCCTGACTTGAACCTgcgaccacttggtcacaatggagcaaccttaccattgcaccaaggtcctCCCTCAATGTTTCAGCTTGAATTACTTATGAATAATTTCGTTATTAGTTGAATGATGTAAGGTATTAGTCCCTATCCCCCctcctaaccaaaaaaaaaaaattccaagttATTAGTTGAGCAATGTGAACAGGTTTCAATATACACAGTCAATTCTGAATCTATAATCCAAACAACCAGCAAACATTTTCTGGTCAGATAGACTAATGAGAAATAACTGATTATCTTACTATGTTTGGGGAATAGCATGGAAAAGCCTGTGAATAAGCAAGTGACATAAGCATCTGAATCAATCCTATATCCTGTAGATAACTTTAATTCTATTAGAAAGTTGCATGCCAAATCTAATGTTATATCTGGGTTTTGCTGCTGACCCAACAGAATGAGGGGTAGGGTAGGAATGTAGGATTGATTTCTTGTAAGtgtcatagttatcaaggtgggaaagcaaccatggcgttttagaggagcaaaattcaaggcgacactgccatggcgcccaaggcgaccaagaagcctggacgccatgggcGACAACTTGATAACTATGGCAAGTGTGAATTCTGAATGAAACAATGGCAAtgaagagagatggagagagaactGCAAATAAACTCTCAAAGATAGTGCACTCTGCAACAACAAGCCTTGATTGTCTCAAAGACTGAATGGAGCAAAGCTTTCTCTAACTCAAAATAAATTCCTTATTTTGAAAGAACTTTTGTGTGAGCCATAGATCCGCTATTCATAAAAAGGTGACACACCATCCTTTTTTATTAGAAGTATAATGATCAGATTTATTAGGGAAACGAAGAAGGTAGAAATAATGCATAGTTCCATAAAGAGCCACCAGAAGGTGACAtgcaaaagaagagaaaattgagcaggggggggggaatggtgCTTGTCACTTGTTGGAGATTGAACCCAGTGTGATCCTTTTAACTCTTGGAAAATATTTCCTACTTTAATTAGGCTTTTCATTTTCACAGGGAACAACCAACTTTCTTGATGGTATGGAAATTAGTATAATTTTGAAGTAAAAATCTACTACTCTTTTGGTGGATATGATAGGTATTTACGTCATGACTCTTTGATATGTTGGAATTCAATATCTCTTGTGGTGTCAAAAGCATTTCAAGTTAATCTTCCCTTTTAGGCTTTTACCACTTATTTGTTGATAATTTCATCAGCTTCACTTATGAGTTTCAGGGGTTTTCGACACTTAGGTGCTGTTTGGCTAGAGGTGAAACAAAGTGAAGccaaattgaaacaaaaatgaaatgCATATTGATATTTTAATAATCGTTACCTCGAAAAATTGTGTAACTAACATAGAAACATACTAAATATGATACTAATTTGTACTTCATTTTTCAACCAATATATTGTTAGAACTAATTTTTTCTGCCTACTTTCTCTATGTTGTGGGCGCCACATGTTTTCATATTACTTTGCGTCAACTCTATTTCCGTTGAAACACCCCATTTGGAAGTTTCTTTACTTCACTTTGCCACTGAAAATTTTATTGTACTTCATTTCACTTTATTTTTAATGAAACAGGGCCCTAACTGTTGGTTTCTATGTAAAATGTTTCTTTAGCTAAAAGGAGGGAATGCatgatcttttattttatttcttgtaCTGCATTCAGGCGCACTCCTGGTGGGCGGAAGTTGTGGGAATCAAAAGATGACCGGAAGTGGGGACATGATAAGTTCGAAGAGATGAATTCGCGGGAAACGCACTATGAAGATGTCAGTATTTTCATTCATACTGTCTGCATGATGACTGATGGCTATTTGTTTCATAGTTAATCTTTTTCCGTGGTGGGAGCTGGGAAATTATATTATTATTCCTGCATGAAACAGAGCTAGGGTTCCTAAATTTGATGAAATTGTGAGACCGCATTAATCGGTTAAGCTTATGGGATCCTGGCTTATAGGGCTTCCAGAAGCCAGCTTTTTGAAAGCAAAAAAGTGGATCCAACCAGGATAGTTGGTTTGGAACATTTACTGTTTAATGTATCAGAAACTGAGCAGCATGCCTCCTCCCTGCTTCTGCTTCTCACATGGGATATGGTAAAGATTCCAAACCAACTCCTCTCGATTGCAGCCACATTTTTTGCCCTTTGAAGCTGGTTTCTGGCCACCAATTTTGCTTGAGGTCTTCCACAAAGTTTCATCACTTCcgactgaatttttttttttttttgtttcaattttgatcAGGGTCAAATTGATTTTAATTCAATAGTTTCCGAACTGCATTGGACTTCTATCTGGCTATTTAGTTTGTTGTCAATTATTTCTCACTTGTTTTGTATGTTTAGGTGAGGAGAAAATCTAAAGGTAATTATCGAGGTCGTGGAAAGAACCGAGGTATGGACCATGGGTATACGAGAGGAAGCAGGTCTAGAGGTTATGACAACAGTAGCAATCAAAACCGTACTTCAAAGACGGTGAGAGGGAGAGGGCCCAGAAGGTATGAACCTCCTGCAAAGAACAACATTGAGCCTCCAATGAATCAAAACAAACAGTGAGTCGAAATATCAAACTTCTTATCCTTTGTTACTCCCCCCTCCCTGGATGTCCCTCTATTCTTCAGATCATGTTTTGacattcattttttcttttttaagatcTGGGAAGGCAGGTGAGACAACTTTGAATGCTAGTTCAGGGAGAGTACCCTCAAACACATCAAATGTTCAATCAGATACAGTTCCTCCCAGGAAAAATGGTTTTGCGTCAAGCTTGAGTtctgcttctcctccattttatCCATCCGGCTCGTCCAATCAAGACATCTCTGTCCCACAGAAAAGGGATGTTCCATCTGGAAATGGGAGTAGGAATCTTTCACCTTCTGAAATGGAGGATAATTATTCTACACCCCACTCCAATGCATTGCTCCGAGGGAAAAATGTGGCCGATCCTATTGGCCTCGACAGGCTTTATATTGATGAGTCGGTTTGTACAGTTTCTGGGAAGCCATTAAGCAACCTGCAGATGCAGCCTTCTGGAACCTTGCCCATTATTACGACTCAGTCTCTTCAGTCCAGGGCCCAGGGAAGAGGTGTCGCTATCCCAGGACAGCTTAGTTATCAGCCAACCCCACCTCTTAACCAAGTTAGTAGAGGCTCTGCACAACCCTCTTCTGTTCAGCCAAGGCCTGTTCAAATTCCAGTCCAACCTTTGCTAGCTTCTAGTCAGCAGTTGGGTCAACGTCTAGGTAGTGGATCTCAAGCCTCTTCTCCACCTAAAGCTCCATCAAGGAATTCTCCTGAACCTGGAGAATCAGAATCTCCTCCAGGCTCAAGTAAGTCCAGGACTGCTTTAGTTGGAAAAGGGAAAGGCAATGTTCAAGGCAGTGGAAGAGGGTCTTTTCTGTACAGTGGTGCTCAGGTTATTGGAGCCAATGGTACGATGGGCGTTGCTCGTGGTGATCAAAGCTTTCCTGCAACTGCAGCACTTTTGCCTTGTAAAGCTTCTataatatttaatttttcatATCCAAATCTAGTTGGGTATTAGCTTATACTCCCAGTGGGTGCACCTGTTGATAGGTCCTGCATAATATGAGCAGCAAATATGATGGTGACCTTTTTTATGTGTTTATATCTAGCATGCATCATAAGTTGGTCAACTGTTGAATGACGCAATGTTTTATTTGAGTTGGTCATATGTTTAATTCTGTTGTTATTAATACTTTGATGTTTGGATATGCAGTTATGCAATTTGGAGGTCAGCATCCTGGTGGTCTTGGAGTTCCTGCTGTTGGTATGGCGCTTCCTGGATATGTTGCGCAGCCACAACTTGGTTTTGGGAATTCTGAGATGACGTGGTATGTTaatcacacacacactctctctctctagtccCCTCCACCTTTGGGGTGTTCCTTTGATTGTTTGATGCTAGAAGAAGATTTTCCTCTTAGTTTAGGATAATAAAGTCTTGTTTCTGAtcagaaagaagaaagatgagttGGATTAATATATTCTTGTTGCTGATTTAATTTATGCTTATTGGTaactaatttattttatttcctccaGGCTAAAGATGCTGTTATTTTAGTGTACATTTAAAAACATGTTCATCATAATGTAAAAGGTGACAGATTTCTATTTCCTTTCATCCAGGGTACCAGTCTTGGCTGGTGCTGCAGGGGCTTTGGGAGCTACATATTGTTCTCCTTACATTGCTGTTGATGGTAGTTATCGTGCTCGTCCATCAGGCCAGACATCTTCCTTGGGTCCATCTGGGTTAGTAGGAATTACTTCACTTTCAACCAGCTCTCAAAGTTCAATTCTCTTGTATTTTTCAACTTAACAAGATTTGTCTTTGAAACATTGATGACAGATGTTGACATGGTCCTGTTTGTTTTCTAAAATCTGTGTACTAATTAGCTcttgaaaatcaagtttttcaaTTATGGTCAAATTTTATGTAGCGAAAAATAGAGTCTTGATGTCTATTAGATTTGTGTTTTTAGTAGTTGGTAGTTGACTGAATTATGAATgtttaaagaaaatatattgaaaaaaaaGTGTCTATCAGTGTCAAGAAATAAACAACTGCGCATGGTGTTTGTATCGGTTCTTGATTGAGAGCCTCTCAAGATTCTGTTCTTGGTCTCATTATCTTTTCCAGATATGTTTGTAGTATTTAGTCATTTATTGTCTTTGTTGTAgtatgttcttttatttttctgcatttcagctcttctttcttcttatacctcctccccccccctcctcttttctttgttagcATTGAACTATCTGGCCTGTCTATTGTtctcttttttcaaaatttgaaaggtATCCTTATTGTTGAATTCTTGTGCAGCAAAGAAACAAGTCCAAACAAACCTAATACTGTGTGGAGGAATCCTCAGAGACCTGGTAAGGCATTTGAACATTCAATTTACCTTGCTTTTGATGGAGCTATAGGTCCTTTTGAAGCTGCCACCTTCTTTTTGGCATGATCTGTTAGTTTTAACTAAATGGTTTTTCTTGCAGAACTTGTAAATGATGAGTTTGGGCAACGCCAAAACAAGCCTCGTAGGTATATTGAAATGCTTTACCTGTTAGTGAATATACAGAAGATTTTATCCTTTAAACATCTAGAATTAACTAATGATCTTCCTTTTTCTGCTGTTGTTCGTATTGTTATTTTGAACTTTTATTCAATTTGATTACATCTCTGTTTCTGAATGATATGGTTGCACTATGCAGATATTCGGAGATGAACTTTGGCCAGTGAAGTACATATATAAGATTGAGTTTATTTGAATAAGCACCTAAGGTAAGCtattgttgctcttttcagtAACATTAGTTGCATGAATTTGGCACTGTGAACTTcatttaattttaaatattttggtGTTTCAGGCCTTATCCTGGCCTTTTGTGATCTCCAGCTTTTGTTTGGAGCACTTTGGGGAGCAATTTGTTGCGAGATATGCTAGGTAGGTAATAGTTTTTAGCTTGTCTAGTAATCTCCTACTTACgt
This window encodes:
- the LOC122649545 gene encoding protein MLN51 homolog isoform X1, which gives rise to MAVEGEEEVDYESDPEEAMLTLAMRRREASDDEEGDGEESEKQLRKDTRPGIGSDVESEGEGGAPAYDDEESEVEEEEEEVGEEEEVEEVEEAEEGEGEFEGSADVDAGDFEVQVAAPGSGGDRVISSGEPSEFDNNNQNQVEDEKKENEPFAVPTAGAFYMHDDRFRDNGGGRHRRTPGGRKLWESKDDRKWGHDKFEEMNSRETHYEDVRRKSKGNYRGRGKNRGMDHGYTRGSRSRGYDNSSNQNRTSKTVRGRGPRRYEPPAKNNIEPPMNQNKQSGKAGETTLNASSGRVPSNTSNVQSDTVPPRKNGFASSLSSASPPFYPSGSSNQDISVPQKRDVPSGNGSRNLSPSEMEDNYSTPHSNALLRGKNVADPIGLDRLYIDESVCTVSGKPLSNLQMQPSGTLPIITTQSLQSRAQGRGVAIPGQLSYQPTPPLNQVSRGSAQPSSVQPRPVQIPVQPLLASSQQLGQRLGSGSQASSPPKAPSRNSPEPGESESPPGSSKSRTALVGKGKGNVQGSGRGSFLYSGAQVIGANGTMGVARGDQSFPATAALLPFMQFGGQHPGGLGVPAVGMALPGYVAQPQLGFGNSEMTWVPVLAGAAGALGATYCSPYIAVDGSYRARPSGQTSSLGPSGKETSPNKPNTVWRNPQRPELVNDEFGQRQNKPRRYSEMNFGQ
- the LOC122649545 gene encoding protein MLN51 homolog isoform X2, whose product is MAVEGEEEVDYESDPEEAMLTLAMRRREASDDEEGDGEESEKQLRKDTRPGIGSDVESEGEGGAPAYDDEESEVEEEEEEVGEEEEVEEVEEAEEGEGEFEGSADVDAGDFEVQVAAPGSGGDRVISSGEPSEFDNNNQNQVEDEKKENEPFAVPTAGAFYMHDDRFRDNGGGRRRTPGGRKLWESKDDRKWGHDKFEEMNSRETHYEDVRRKSKGNYRGRGKNRGMDHGYTRGSRSRGYDNSSNQNRTSKTVRGRGPRRYEPPAKNNIEPPMNQNKQSGKAGETTLNASSGRVPSNTSNVQSDTVPPRKNGFASSLSSASPPFYPSGSSNQDISVPQKRDVPSGNGSRNLSPSEMEDNYSTPHSNALLRGKNVADPIGLDRLYIDESVCTVSGKPLSNLQMQPSGTLPIITTQSLQSRAQGRGVAIPGQLSYQPTPPLNQVSRGSAQPSSVQPRPVQIPVQPLLASSQQLGQRLGSGSQASSPPKAPSRNSPEPGESESPPGSSKSRTALVGKGKGNVQGSGRGSFLYSGAQVIGANGTMGVARGDQSFPATAALLPFMQFGGQHPGGLGVPAVGMALPGYVAQPQLGFGNSEMTWVPVLAGAAGALGATYCSPYIAVDGSYRARPSGQTSSLGPSGKETSPNKPNTVWRNPQRPELVNDEFGQRQNKPRRYSEMNFGQ
- the LOC122649545 gene encoding protein MLN51 homolog isoform X3 — encoded protein: MSMQVISRFRSQRRVLVEFDNNNQNQVEDEKKENEPFAVPTAGAFYMHDDRFRDNGGGRHRRTPGGRKLWESKDDRKWGHDKFEEMNSRETHYEDVRRKSKGNYRGRGKNRGMDHGYTRGSRSRGYDNSSNQNRTSKTVRGRGPRRYEPPAKNNIEPPMNQNKQSGKAGETTLNASSGRVPSNTSNVQSDTVPPRKNGFASSLSSASPPFYPSGSSNQDISVPQKRDVPSGNGSRNLSPSEMEDNYSTPHSNALLRGKNVADPIGLDRLYIDESVCTVSGKPLSNLQMQPSGTLPIITTQSLQSRAQGRGVAIPGQLSYQPTPPLNQVSRGSAQPSSVQPRPVQIPVQPLLASSQQLGQRLGSGSQASSPPKAPSRNSPEPGESESPPGSSKSRTALVGKGKGNVQGSGRGSFLYSGAQVIGANGTMGVARGDQSFPATAALLPFMQFGGQHPGGLGVPAVGMALPGYVAQPQLGFGNSEMTWVPVLAGAAGALGATYCSPYIAVDGSYRARPSGQTSSLGPSGKETSPNKPNTVWRNPQRPELVNDEFGQRQNKPRRYSEMNFGQ